A portion of the Lolium rigidum isolate FL_2022 chromosome 1, APGP_CSIRO_Lrig_0.1, whole genome shotgun sequence genome contains these proteins:
- the LOC124707350 gene encoding uncharacterized protein LOC124707350, whose translation MATGGKSKVADAARCRRHPSHRHAAGVCPFCLSDRLSRLSAAAAKAAADASSSSSASSPRSSGDVSVASAPPACRGARRARLGMLMRQEEAAAGDRHGGQENAEEKKPAKRSNFWARLQQGRSWYRRDGCSLAHSKAAGDKTAKRAPMF comes from the coding sequence ATGGCTACCGGGGGCAAGTCGAAGGTGGCGGACGCGGCGCGGTGCAGGAGGCACCCGAGCCACCGGCATGCGGCGGGCGTGTGCCCCTTCTGCCTCAGCGACCGGCTCTCCCGCCTCTCCGCcgcggctgccaaggccgccgccgacgcgtcctcctcgtcgtcggcgtcctCGCCACGCTCGTCTGGGGACGTGAGCGTCGCGTCCGCGCCGCCGGCGTGCCGCGGGGCGAGGCGGGCGAGGCTGGGGATGCTGATGCGgcaggaggaggcggccgcgGGTGACCGTCACGGCGGCCAGGAGAACGCCGAGGAGAAGAAGCCGGCCAAGAGGAGCAACTTCTGGGCGAGGCTGCAGCAGGGGAGGAGCTGGTACAGGAGGGACGGGTGCTCGCTGGCGCACTCCAAGGCGGCCGGCGACAAGACCGCCAAGCGGGCGCCGATGTTCTGA